The genomic segment TTGTTGAAATTTGACTGCATtgtttatttatccatttgtcTTGCGTAGCAGCAAAGtatagtgctgtgaaaaagtgtttggcCTCTTGAtacaatgagtctttcacatcgctgtggaggaattttggtccactcttctttgcagaattgttttaattcagccacctTGAAGGGTTTTCGTTCATGAATAGtctttttaaggtcatgccaaaaCATCTCAATTGGATTTGAGTCCAGACTTTGACTAGGACACTTCAAAACCTTCCTTTTGTTTTGAgacattcagaggtggacttgctggtgtgttttggatcatcgTCCTGCTGCACAACCCAAGCATGCTTCAGCTTCAGAGCACAAATTGATGAACATTTAAAAATTTCTGCTGGAGAGAAGATTTTTTTGATTCTATCAATTACAGCAAGTTACAAATAGCCCCAGACCATTAACCCACCATTGGTTATGATGTTCTTTTTCTGAAATGTGTTAGTTTTATGCCTGATGTTATGTGACATAAACCTTCcaaaagttcaacttttgtctcTCCAATCCACAGAATATTTCCCAAAGGTCTTGGGGATcactaacatgtttttttttttggcaaatatgAGGCGAGTCTTTGTGTTCATTTTgatcagcagtggttttcaccttgaactctcccatggatgccatttttgcccagtttCTTTCTTAGTGTTGAATCATGAGCACTGACTTTAACTGAGACACGTGAAGCCTGCAGGTCTTaaaatgttgttctgggttcttttttgGCCTTCTGGAAAAGTTGTGTTGGTCTTGCATGATAATGGTTCTCATTGTGGTTCACTGGACTCCCAAAGCCTGGGAAATGgttttgtaaccctttccagattGATAaatgtcaatgactttgtttctcagctgtttctttagatcatGTATTTTTTGATATCTTGTAGCCTACTAAACTTTGTCagtcaggttttatttatgCTTCTTGATTGATTCAAAGGTCTGTTGTAATCAGGCCTGGGTGGGGCTGGTGAACATACATTCATTAATCATAGTTAATTCAAGATTTtacaaagattttttaaaaagcatcaggcaggtttggatagctttttttcGTTTAATAAGAtaagaaatcatttaaaaactttgtttttgtttactcaggttatctttgtctaatattaaaatttgcttgattatctgaaacatgtaagtgtgacagtTATATcaaaaaagaaatcaggaaaTGGGCAAATGTTTTTTCACAGCACGGTATGTCCTTATGTCATgtgtcatttcttttatttattttttagccaAAAGTTCTGTTATAGCAGAAAAAACTACATTTAATCTGCAGAACCTCCTTATCTGGCCCTCAAACAGCCctcaaaccaaaacaaatgtgttttaatttgttaatttaCTTTGTCAGTGAATCCGCGActacactctctctctttctgaaGAATCTGTGGCCTTGCAGTGAGCTTGTTTATTAATTCCAGTTGGCCTTGGTTTGCAGAGAGAGCAAAGGGAGAGGGAGCCGTTCTCACATTAAGTGTTACTGTGTTGTTAGATGGGAACTCATATGACCACTTTATTTCTCATTAACTGTGTAAAGACACTCGTGACTATGAGTTTTGAAGTGCTTGGCAAAAGTGGACAGCACATAGACTGTTAACAACGACGACGACAACAGCATCCTTACTTTCAACTTTGGGCTTTCAGATCACCTGTTTAGTGAAGCCCACACTGTTCAGCAGAGTGCTTGTTGATGCACTTGTTTTACATGCATCTCCCCTGTAATCATCCATATTCTCCATCTCACAGCTGTTCCAAAATTAACATAAATGCAGTTTCAAATCAAGCACCACTCATCACTTGCATAACTCTATAAGCAGCATGTAACTGAAAGCAAAATACACTGGCGAATGAGGGCTCCTTTTATATAAGCGGTGGATTAAGATGAAGGTTTAGTGTTATTGCGATCGTGCAATTGCATAAACAGCACAAAGCCTCTGTCACAttttgaaactgtatttttagaCACTCTCTGCCAGTATACTCACACAGGACATGCACTAAAGGTTAgaggtggctgtagctgcaGGGCACCGGAATATGTGATATCTCCCCTTCGTGCTAAGAGCTGGACCAGTACTCTGAGGGTCGGAGTATTCTGGGTAATCTCTTTGAACTTAATTTGCCATAGGCACTGAGCCAGCACGTCTGTTTCTAAGCTACAGTTTTGGCGCTGTGGGGTAATCATGAGACAACAGGCCAAAGCAGGAGCCGGATtagaatataaaaacacattGAATGAAAGACAGAAAATGTTTTCTAATGAAAGCTTTCAAAGTGTCTGGTCTCACGCTAGCTCTCTGCCCCTACAGCTCCTGTATTTTGTCCTGTGCATGATTGGCCTGGTCATCTCTGTGCTGGTCATGGCGTTTGCTGCGCACCATTACGAGCAGACCAGCAGCTTCATCTGTGAGCAGAAGGCAGAAGCCTGCATCTGCATACTGGATAATGAAGATCTACTAGCTCGCACCTTCACTTATGAGGGAGTCAGTGACTGCGAGGTGATCACCGGTACACTCACACTTTACTTCCTGATCCAGATCTTCCTCAATCTGGCCCAAGCGCTCGTCTGTGCTGTTGGCGCCTTCATCATGTGGAAGCACCGCTATCAGGTCTTCTTTGCTGGGCTTCAGATTGGCTCTCCCTCAACCCAGCAGTGGCAGAAAGTTTAACTGATGATGGCAAAGCTCACGAGGTGCCTCTGGTCGGTCAGCTCAAGAGGGAGGTTGACTGTACACTGGCGGACTGGAATATTTGCCTTTTTGTGTGCCTTGGCTTGTTTTCTGTCAGCATTTctgtcagccaatcacatggtagCAGCTCAATGTATTTATGCTGGAAGTTGTGCCAGCTTTGTAACAGCCTTTTGCacaaattttgtattttacataAGTAAAGTTGTACTTCCAGTTGCCAATTTTTAGTCCTTGAAAAGAAGTTGTAAAGGCAAAAGCAGCTTATTGTGTTTCATATTATTGTTCGCAatgttttcatctcattcaCAGAAATTTCATAACCACGACACATAAAACACATCGAATCATGGTGTTCTTGTGTGATGATTTTCAATTACAGAATGAAACTGCCTCAAGAATTAAAAAAGCAGTGTTCACACATTAGCAAATATTAGTAAGATGTAAGATGAATCTTAAACCTTAAAAATGAATGCTTTGTTTATTGATTAttgtaacataataaaatccCCATTTATTAAAGCCTTGTTTTATATGATGCACATTTTGAGGTTCATTTTGaggttttaaaaattaaaaaaaaaaccttttttgatGAAAATCATTTAGTTTATTAATTTTGCCACTAAACATATGCAGCTCGCTAAATACAGACTTCACTCCCCCGATAAACAAACATTATCAAAGTCCTTTTCAGCTGGTACAAGTAAACGCCACACAGTTCTGAGTGCAGTAGCATAACCTGAGCAGGCTACACTTCATAAGACTGGTTTCAGACTGAACTGGGCTGTGGTGGAAGGTGGCCGGCAGCCAGCATGAGTCAAACAGCCTGTAGGAGTGGAACTGCTGCAGCCACAAAGAGAGGAGGGGTGAGACGGGGTGAGGAAAGGGGGGACTCAGACAGGCAGCTGGACTGAAGTGACCTATGGTGAATCATTTCACAGTGTTTGAGCTGTGTTAGGAAGCGGGAAAAAATAAATGGtggtctttatttttaaataaaatacgtTTCTGTGTTATTTATTACTACTCTAGCAATATTTACCTGCAATCTCAACATGCTAAGCAGGAAATGTAAGCATGAGTCAGTTTCCATATGAATGAAATGTATGCCCAGAGGAAGAGTATAACTAGTTCTGAATCAAATGTGCCTTACATTGTTTTGTCAGTGATAAAAGGTTAAATAACTGAAGTCTTAAATTTTATGAATTAATTTCATGTGGATAAAAAATGCCAGTAGTTACTCTTTCAAGACTGTCTTAACATATTTGGACACAAATACAAACCTTTTGTCAGCTGTATGCAGTTGCAGTTTCCTTTTTTGTAATTACATATACAGGGACCAGGCACTTTAGGTAAAGTGTGAAGTAAAGGTAAAGTGTTAAGCTTTAACACACTTTAACACATGCTTTTTAACACAAagatctaatcagccaatcacatggcagcaattcCACCGGTGTTGGTGTAATGGTATGGGGGAACTGAGCATCATTAAAATGCTACAGcttacctgagtattgttgctgcctatgtccatccctttatgaccacaatgtACCCATCTGCTAATGACTGCTTCTAGCAAGATAATGCACAATGTCACCATATcgtcatctcaaactggtttcttgaacatgacaatgaattcactgtactcaaatggtctccacagtcactagatctcaatccaatagagcacctttgggatgtacAGATGTGTAacgctatcatgtcaatatggaccaataACTCTGAGTCATGTTCCTAGCACTTCGTTGAAgttatgccatgaagaattaaggtaATTCTGAAAGCAAAAGGGGTCAAATCTGGTACTTGCACAGTGAACCTAATAGAGTCTAGTGAGTGTATATAGAGTTCAAATGGAGACTGAACATTGAACTCAGAATAATTAATAGGTCTTTACATTAAAACTTGTATTATTATTGCTGAAAACAGAGTAGAGTAAGCTTTACCTATGCTACCTGCAAGTTACACCAATCTATACATCCATTCACAAGCCACAGCATATCCAGGCAGAAGGCCAGCCTATCATGACAATGTAAAACGTAAAAGCAGGCATTGAAACTTGTTGTTCGTTAACAAAATATGTAGTTCTCGAAAGTAAAGATGGACTGCAAACGTACAAATAATATCAAACTGAATGTGACCATAGTGAAGACAAAAATGTCTCTGTTAAGGTTTGGTTACAATTTGCTTTGATCATAATTTACATGTGACTGCTCACAGTGACTAATTTAATTTGTGGCTTTCCTCAAAGATTATGGCACAACTTAAGAAATATTAACTCAGATGTGTCATTTATTGTAGGAATGATTTATTCGTTGTGTTTAATGATTTATTCCACATATTGCATGATACAcaactgtatgtgtgtgagatggCAAACAATATTCCTCCATGTGCTTGTTTTCTGTGATATGATGTCAATGCATCATGTGACCACAAACAGCTCAACTTCACTGCCATACAAAGGAAGTCACATGCCAGTCGTCATGAGGGcatgtttatttataaaaatgaGTGCGATGAGGGACCTTCCACCCACCTCTTTGGTAGGTAACAGCTTTCTGTGTGGTCAGTTTGTCTTTCcaggcaaaacaacaaaaaaaagcatcgTCTGATATCTGACTCTGGTGGCCACTGACGCTGCTGTGAGTCTTTAGAGAAAACTGCAGAAGACAGAAGATCAATATGTGTATTGACACGAAGCAAAACGATGCGCACTGCATCTCTAAAATAGACTGAATAACATCAAGCGTTTCTGATCATTTTATATGTAGATTCTCTTTATATCCAGCTAAATATGGCTTGATTAATTCTGTGCATTGGTGTCAAAATGCCTTCCAGGCACAGAAGTGTCTCAGATGTTGCCTTATATTTACTGATCTGGGTGTTTTCCTACTTGCTTTAGTGAATACACAAAAGCTAAGCATGTGACTTGAAGATGATCCAAATGTGTCTGAGGTTGTGTTCATAAAGTAAACAAAACAGTTCTCATGTGCATTAAAAGGGCTTTGGTAATCGCCAAGGATGAAGTTAAGCAGACTGTAGAGTCTAGGCTATTAGCCATTAATAGTAAATGGACATCAAAGTTAAATGCTTTCTCTCCAGGGTCAAAGCATAAATATTAGCTGATCAAATTTAGGAAGTGATGCAAGGTGAAGCGGTGGTGTTACAATAAAGCATTAAGAGTTTTGCCAGACAGCAGCGATGGTCCTGATATTAGCCTCTCCCTCCTTTCCATTTCTGAGTGCAATACATTCCAGTGAAGCTGCACTTAACCCTTCTTGTCTGCGCAGTGACAGCTGCTCGCCATTATGGCACTGCGTGAACTAATTTTAATGGCTGTCACAGGCAGCAGGAGCAAATGCAGGCCTGCCAGCGTAAACACTGAACTGAAGCCAAGAAGGATGGGCTTCTCTGCAGAGGGTAAATGACAAGACAGGATAAGAGACCAGTTTACTTTCTGAGACTTGTTAATCATTTCAAATTTCATACACAAGCACAGACAGACGCACAGACGGGTTTGAGTTCACCACCTCCTCAAGTGATGACTGTGGAATTACCAGTGGGGATTTCCATGTGTGGAAACAAAGCTCACTGTAGCTAATGCTTCAGTTCATTAATGCCgttaatatttttcttcttaaaactgTCACCGTTGAGCTTTTGGGGGGATTCGTTTTTACACCAACATTTTCCACATCACTTTTAACAATTTTTTCATATGGATCTGTATGAACCCACCTGCTGTCTTTTTTCCACATGGTTTCAGTTGCAATATTCAAATCCAATCTCAGGTGTTACAGCTTAATTTGTTGTGAAAACTAATGAATAATTACACCTATTTTGCTTTCCTACCATACTTTCACTGATCGTTAATTACTGTTCTAGAAATCCTTTacaatcttttatttttgtagtttaaaaactcatttttaagTACTGTATTAAACTTAAATAAATCTAATTAGATGGATGTGATTATTTGAAACTATTCATTAACCGATATGATGGATTGAAATGACAAGGCTATCTAATTAAACATTTGGTATCTGATTGCTAGACAGCTAAGCGTACAGATTCAACACCGCCCACCCATTGAATTCAGCTATTGCACATTTTGAGACTATAGACACTTGAATCCAATTTTCAGGGAAATGGTGGCAAACTTTATAAGGTCAGGCAGCCATTCATCTCACACATGAAGAGCTGCAGACTTAATAAACTACTTGATAAAAATCTGATGATGATTCTGTATTGAATGAAAGGAGGCTTTATGCTTTTTTTCGCCATTTTCCATCATATTTATTCATGGATACTTCTATTATACATAGTCAAAGTTTCATTTAATGTAGACAACATCTTTACCAGGCGCAGACAGTCAGTGGAAAGTTAACTTAAAGGCAAAGCAAGTAAAACAGCTTGTTGCAGACAGACGATGAACCGAGGGGCCGCACTATACTTATATATAAGCAAAGttaataaagattattttttttgtaatttgaaTCACGCATAGCTACTCTAGTCCATACGAGAATAAAAATACTGGGCTTGAAATGTGCATAATTAGTCCCCTTTAAATGTGTAGCAAAGCTGGAAGAAGTAAATTTGTCATAACAGTCATGAAACTGAGCTGAAATATGAGCTCATCTAAAGGAAGACGTGACACCCTGTGTCCCCCTCATGGACGAGCACAAGTAAGTTAAGACTGGTGTAGAGGGGCTCACGGGGAGTACTCATCCATTCCCAACAAGAAGATTTGAACTGAACTTTACTAGAGGGCTGAAACATTTTTCTACACACTGCCTTTCAGCTAACAGTGTCTCAGGACATTGAGTGATGGAGTACGCCATAGTCTGGTGTTCATCTGTGCAACTTTAAAACAACTGCAGACTTCTCAACTGCACTTCACGAGGGACTAGTGAAAATTATTTACACTAAAAGACACTTTATAAAACAGTAGGAGATGGATGTTAGAGCAGATACAGTAAATTACAGTATTAGCTTACATCTCTATAAACACAAGGATGTTCATAACGTAACAAAAACCTGTGAGCTTACCATCTTCAGTCAAGATGTATCAATATATGATTTAAGACCATCAAGAAAGTTTTGCGCAGGAAATAAGTTTAttcacatttatatatatatgacataGAAATCTGTAAAAGGCAACTGAAGTGGTGCAGTGAATGCATAtttaaacagaacacaaagcattcaaataataataataataatacctcAAACCAACCTGTTACTGTTTGCAGTTAAAGGTTTTTacccttttcttttaaaaaagtgcACTTTCAGCAATTGCAATGTTCCATTTATAAAAGTTAACGAGTAAGGCAGCatgagtcttttttttccccaaaatgcAAAAATACTCCTCCAGTTATGAACCAACAATTTTCTCATAAATAGCAACAAAAATCTAAAAAGGTAAAATTCTTGATCTTAGTGTGCACACTCTTCCCCTGGAAGCCTGCAAGCCAATCATTGACATCTGTGGGGCTGGCTGATCAGCACTATGACAGTGGTGGAGCAGAGGCCAAGACAGCTGTCCACAGACTTGACAGCACTTAACCATTAACCTACCTTAACATTTCCCTCAGTCTCTGTCTGGCACGCTATCACTACATTGGAAGGTGTGTGCTGTGCCTGGTCAATCATTGACAGACCAGTTTTTCTGTACACAAGGGCCCGTAGAGCGTGCCCCTTATGGCTGAGTGGGTGCAAAAGGCACACTGTCTCCAAATAAGGCCGTGTTTGTGTCACTTTGTGTCACAGAAAAGGCACTATGTCTAAAATTAAGCATCAACACTCGCTGGTCCCTTGCAAATTTTGACATTAGTAATTGTAGGTGTACATTTGAGTACGAATGTTGTTCTCAAGGCTGcagtttgtgtctctgtgtttctctctggCTTTATAGTGAGCCTAGAGTCGAGTGACCTGCCACTGTGAACCTCGCAGCGCTCAGTGAGTTGGAATGTGATGATTGGGCTGAGGAGGACCCAGGAATCCGAGCCTCTGTTTGTTCTTCCTCTGTTCTGTCATCTGTTAAGGAGAaggggagaaaaacaaaagctgtgagaTTGGTAAAATCTGTATGTAGCACACACAGAAACCTGGTTTCTTGCCATTAATGTACTAGtacagttatatatatatatctatatatatatatctatatctatatatctatatatctatatatatatctatatatatatctatatatctatatatatatctatatatatatctatatatatatctatatatctatatatctattatattatctatatatctatatatctatatatctatatatatatatatatatatatatatatatatatataatatatatagatatatatagatatatatagatatatatatatagatatatatatatagatatatatagatattatatatatatataaatataaacttgCAGTACATGTAGATTTCCCCTCCAAGGAAACTGTATTAGTTTAGCCAAAAATCATTGAATTTGTCATTTCAGAAGTTACACAGTTATTCTACAGCATTCTTCTGTCAATTTTAAATCGACTGAGATGTAATCTTCTGCACGGCTGCATGAAAATAACCTTGTTCAACACTGCCGTTATGACTGGAAACTAAAATGTCCCTTGGAAACTTCATTAGAGGACACAGTCATGTGTGGGAGTGTGCAGAGCTGTGACCTGCACAGTGGATGTATAAGAGtaagtgcgtgtgtgtaaaTGAATCAGAAATGCTGGTTCACATTTACAGTGGTTTCCAGTGTTGACGTCACAAATGGGGTCCATGGGTTCTGTGAGCCGTAAGCTGTATATGCAAAATAAAGGAGGTGAAAAAAAAGCAGGCTGTGCAGAACTCTGAAAGCCACACTGCTAAGTAGCGACACACATAAACCTACACAGAGTCTCAGCTGTGAGAGTGTGCAGAGGTCAGCAAAAGGTTGTAATGAGGGAGGAGCTGCAGGAGAACTTTCCTCCCAGTGAGAAACAGTCTTGAGTTCATATCTGGTGTGAGACCTGCAGACCTTCCCTGTGACTGCAGAGCTGTGGTTGGGCCTCACCT from the Oreochromis niloticus isolate F11D_XX linkage group LG7, O_niloticus_UMD_NMBU, whole genome shotgun sequence genome contains:
- the sspn gene encoding sarcospan, which encodes MRQAQKDSSDKKEGKKKREESPTPDDGHKCRVCRFPLLIALLQLLLGVAVTAVAFLMLAISPSLLARETPHWAGIILCLVSILGFVLYCITYVPDEKTSKQFIVKLLYFVLCMIGLVISVLVMAFAAHHYEQTSSFICEQKAEACICILDNEDLLARTFTYEGVSDCEVITGTLTLYFLIQIFLNLAQALVCAVGAFIMWKHRYQVFFAGLQIGSPSTQQWQKV